From the genome of Hyalangium gracile, one region includes:
- a CDS encoding NAD(P)-binding protein: MKKKVAVLGGGAGALTTAYYLSRTPELREEYEVTVYQVGWRLGGKGASGRGPHGRIEEHGLHLFWGFYENAFALMRECYRVMNRPATAPLATFEQAFRPRDLIAMEDFVQGNWQRWVVPFPANSRRPGEGLEDTASWEVIEGLLRVALELFGKLKGGLTLSAERGPAQLVEEVVLAVGTRLLEQAHATAAAAAQEHVVALESLGAKILDLMRDFLQWLWEQIEHLIESNFLLYQLSVGLDFIMANLIGILEDGVLTRGFNSIDGVDYREWLKKHGASELTLRSVLARVIYDAAMSMVDGDPDRQSIGAGSALRALLRIGLTYQGHVAYEFSASMGDTVFVPLYEACRKNGVRFEFFHRVEEVVAERVPGGQPRITKLRIGRQVDLKDPAAGYDPLITVKNLPCWPDRPLYDQIVQGEQLLRENIDLESFYTPWRSVAERVLEVDKDFHQVVFGIPVASVRYLCPTLMELNPAWRRMVDEVATIQTQAFQLWLSKDQRALGWTVGAPLLTGYVEPLDTWADMTSVLPREGWAQPNAPLTVAYFCGPLPGPTIPPPPTEHGYPARQKAVALENALGFLRNDIGVLWPRATQPNNPAVFDWNLLVPSNERAGEERFATQYWRANVDPSERYTLALPGTAKARIRPDGTGFSNLTICGDWVDNGFYIGAAEGAVISGMQAFRAVTGRKLRIAGEAFWYR; the protein is encoded by the coding sequence ATGAAGAAGAAGGTGGCGGTGCTCGGTGGGGGCGCTGGCGCGCTCACCACCGCGTACTACCTGTCCCGGACGCCGGAGCTGCGAGAGGAGTATGAGGTCACCGTCTACCAGGTGGGCTGGCGGCTCGGCGGGAAGGGCGCGAGCGGGCGAGGTCCTCACGGCCGCATCGAGGAGCACGGCCTCCACCTCTTCTGGGGCTTCTACGAGAACGCGTTCGCGCTGATGCGCGAGTGCTATCGGGTGATGAACCGGCCCGCGACGGCGCCGCTGGCCACCTTCGAGCAGGCGTTCCGCCCGAGGGATCTCATCGCCATGGAGGACTTCGTCCAGGGCAACTGGCAGCGGTGGGTGGTGCCGTTTCCCGCGAACTCCCGGCGGCCCGGCGAGGGCCTGGAGGACACCGCCTCCTGGGAGGTCATCGAGGGCCTGCTCCGCGTGGCGCTGGAGCTCTTCGGCAAGCTGAAGGGAGGGCTCACGCTCTCGGCGGAGCGGGGCCCCGCGCAGCTCGTGGAGGAGGTCGTCCTGGCGGTCGGGACGCGGCTGCTCGAGCAGGCCCATGCCACCGCCGCCGCCGCGGCCCAGGAGCACGTGGTGGCCCTGGAGTCCCTGGGCGCGAAGATCCTCGATCTGATGCGGGACTTCCTCCAGTGGCTCTGGGAGCAGATAGAGCACCTGATCGAGTCCAACTTCCTGCTCTACCAGCTCAGCGTGGGCCTGGACTTCATCATGGCCAACCTGATCGGCATCCTGGAGGACGGGGTGCTGACCCGGGGGTTCAACTCCATCGACGGGGTGGACTACCGCGAGTGGCTGAAGAAGCACGGCGCCAGCGAGCTGACGTTGCGCTCGGTGCTCGCGCGCGTCATCTATGACGCGGCCATGTCGATGGTCGATGGCGATCCGGATCGCCAGTCGATCGGGGCGGGCAGCGCCCTGCGGGCGTTGCTGCGCATCGGGCTCACGTACCAGGGGCACGTGGCCTACGAGTTCTCGGCCTCCATGGGCGACACCGTCTTCGTGCCGCTCTACGAGGCGTGCCGGAAGAACGGCGTCCGCTTCGAGTTCTTCCACCGCGTGGAGGAGGTCGTCGCCGAGCGGGTGCCGGGCGGCCAGCCTCGCATCACGAAGCTGCGCATCGGCCGGCAGGTGGATCTGAAGGATCCGGCGGCGGGGTACGACCCGCTGATCACCGTGAAGAACCTGCCGTGCTGGCCGGACAGGCCGCTGTACGATCAGATCGTCCAGGGCGAGCAGCTGCTGCGGGAGAATATCGACCTGGAGTCCTTCTACACCCCCTGGCGCAGCGTGGCCGAGCGGGTGCTGGAGGTGGACAAGGACTTCCATCAGGTGGTGTTCGGCATCCCGGTGGCGTCGGTGCGCTACCTGTGCCCGACGCTCATGGAGCTGAACCCGGCGTGGCGGCGGATGGTGGACGAGGTGGCCACCATCCAGACGCAGGCCTTCCAGCTCTGGCTGTCGAAGGACCAGCGGGCGCTGGGGTGGACGGTGGGGGCGCCGCTGTTGACGGGCTACGTGGAGCCGCTCGACACGTGGGCGGACATGACCAGCGTGCTGCCTCGGGAGGGGTGGGCCCAGCCCAACGCGCCGCTCACCGTGGCGTACTTCTGCGGCCCGCTGCCCGGGCCCACGATTCCGCCGCCGCCCACCGAGCATGGCTACCCGGCCCGCCAGAAGGCGGTGGCGCTGGAGAATGCCCTCGGCTTCCTGCGCAACGACATCGGGGTGCTCTGGCCCCGGGCCACGCAGCCGAACAACCCGGCGGTGTTCGACTGGAACCTGCTGGTGCCGTCGAATGAAAGGGCAGGGGAGGAGCGCTTCGCGACGCAGTACTGGCGGGCCAACGTGGACCCGAGCGAGCGCTACACGCTGGCGCTGCCGGGCACGGCGAAGGCGCGGATCCGGCCGGACGGCACCGGGTTCTCGAACCTCACGATCTGTGGGGACTGGGTGGACAACGGGTTCTACATCGGGGCGGCCGAGGGCGCCGTCATCTCCGGCATGCAGGCCTTCCGCGCCGTCACGGGGCGCAAGCTGCGCATCGCCGGCGAGGCGTTCTGGTACCGCTGA
- a CDS encoding FAD-dependent oxidoreductase, which translates to MSTAQESRRRKRRIVILGGGVGAMSAAFGLTSYPGWQEQYEVVLYSLGWRLGGKGASGRNKDVSQRIEEHGLHVWMGHYENAFRVMRQAYKELGRPRGAPLATIDEAFKKQSLITLFERTPTDWVNWDFQFPTNLEEPGLGGDMPTLVTYLERGLKALLELLYQAPGAGLAAATPAPDSLPARVEGALRSLGLTLVPRIGVPGIGRVLQLAQLLAARLPRAPGEQDATQLEALLWLLEEAWARLSARFTRSLENSAIRKVWAVLELGLVMARGVLRDGVLSKGFNAIDGEDFRAWLARHGASDFTLYRAPIVKGMYQLLFAYIQGDPNRQQLAAGVATRFLLRMSLAYKGAVFYKMRAGMGDVVFTPLYEVLKRRGVQFRLFHKVSSLHAHPLTRNIERVELTQQVQLKNPAAGYQPLVDVLGLPCWPDRPLYDQIVDGQELEASGINLESYWAPRWKGERPVTLERGRDFDVLVMGVSLGAFPYICEELIARSPRWQRMVQALQTNQTMGVQLWLSRTLEQLGWRASPTVMTGYAEPLNTYADMAQVIPRETWPPGAVKDIAYFTAPLLDAPVIPPFSDHDFPRREHERLKQLSIRWFKEWTGALWPDAPRYNPTGLDWELLTAPAGARGVARFDSQFWRANIDPSERYVLSLPGSTAARLGSHDSDFPNLYLAGDWTLTGLNAGCVEAATMSGLQASQAISGFPEHIAGESDF; encoded by the coding sequence ATGAGCACGGCACAGGAGTCGCGCAGGCGGAAGCGAAGGATCGTCATCCTCGGAGGCGGCGTCGGCGCCATGTCGGCGGCGTTCGGGCTGACCAGCTATCCGGGCTGGCAGGAGCAGTACGAGGTGGTCCTCTACAGCCTGGGGTGGAGGCTCGGAGGCAAGGGCGCCAGCGGGCGCAACAAGGACGTCTCCCAGCGCATCGAGGAGCACGGCCTGCACGTCTGGATGGGGCACTACGAGAACGCCTTCCGGGTGATGCGCCAGGCCTACAAGGAGCTGGGGCGGCCTCGGGGGGCGCCGCTGGCCACGATCGACGAGGCCTTCAAGAAGCAGTCGCTCATCACGCTCTTCGAGCGCACGCCCACGGACTGGGTGAACTGGGACTTCCAGTTCCCTACCAACCTCGAGGAGCCGGGGCTGGGCGGGGACATGCCGACCCTCGTCACCTACCTGGAGCGAGGGCTGAAGGCGCTGCTGGAGCTGCTGTACCAGGCGCCGGGGGCGGGGCTCGCCGCGGCGACGCCCGCGCCGGACAGCCTGCCGGCTCGTGTGGAGGGAGCGCTGCGATCCCTGGGCCTCACGCTCGTCCCGAGGATCGGGGTGCCTGGGATCGGGCGGGTGCTCCAGCTGGCGCAGCTGCTGGCGGCGCGGCTGCCCCGGGCTCCGGGCGAGCAGGACGCGACGCAGCTGGAGGCGCTGCTGTGGCTGCTGGAGGAGGCCTGGGCGCGGCTGTCGGCGCGCTTCACGCGGAGCCTGGAGAACAGCGCGATCCGCAAGGTCTGGGCGGTGCTGGAGCTGGGGCTCGTCATGGCCCGGGGCGTGCTCCGGGATGGCGTGCTCAGCAAGGGGTTCAACGCCATCGACGGCGAGGACTTCCGCGCGTGGCTGGCGCGCCACGGAGCCAGTGACTTCACGCTCTACCGCGCGCCCATCGTGAAGGGGATGTACCAGCTGCTCTTCGCGTACATCCAGGGCGATCCGAACCGGCAGCAGCTCGCCGCGGGCGTGGCCACGCGCTTCCTGCTGCGCATGTCGCTCGCGTACAAGGGCGCGGTCTTCTACAAGATGCGCGCGGGCATGGGGGACGTGGTCTTCACGCCGCTGTACGAGGTGCTCAAGCGGCGCGGCGTCCAGTTCCGCCTCTTCCACAAGGTGAGCAGCCTGCACGCGCACCCGCTGACGCGGAACATCGAGCGGGTGGAGCTGACGCAGCAGGTGCAGCTGAAGAACCCGGCGGCGGGGTATCAGCCGCTCGTCGACGTGCTCGGGCTGCCGTGCTGGCCCGATCGGCCGCTGTACGATCAGATCGTCGATGGCCAGGAGCTGGAGGCCTCGGGCATCAACCTGGAGTCGTACTGGGCGCCTCGCTGGAAGGGCGAGCGGCCCGTCACCCTGGAGCGCGGCCGGGACTTCGATGTCCTGGTGATGGGAGTCTCGCTGGGGGCCTTCCCGTACATCTGCGAGGAGCTCATTGCCCGGAGCCCGCGCTGGCAGCGGATGGTCCAGGCGCTCCAGACGAACCAGACGATGGGCGTGCAGCTCTGGCTGTCCAGGACGCTGGAGCAGCTCGGCTGGCGAGCCTCTCCCACGGTGATGACGGGCTACGCCGAGCCGCTGAACACCTACGCGGACATGGCCCAGGTCATTCCTCGCGAGACCTGGCCGCCGGGAGCGGTGAAGGACATCGCCTACTTCACCGCGCCGCTGCTGGACGCGCCGGTGATCCCTCCGTTCTCCGATCACGACTTCCCCCGGCGCGAGCACGAGCGGCTGAAGCAGCTGTCGATCCGCTGGTTCAAGGAGTGGACGGGGGCCCTGTGGCCGGATGCTCCGCGCTACAACCCCACGGGCCTGGACTGGGAGCTGCTGACGGCTCCGGCCGGCGCCAGGGGCGTTGCACGCTTCGACAGCCAGTTCTGGCGCGCGAACATTGATCCGAGCGAACGGTACGTGCTGTCCCTGCCGGGCTCCACGGCGGCGCGGCTGGGCTCTCACGACTCGGACTTCCCGAACCTGTACCTGGCGGGCGACTGGACCCTGACGGGGCTCAACGCCGGGTGCGTGGAGGCGGCGACCATGTCCGGGCTCCAGGCCTCGCAGGCCATCTCCGGCTTCCCGGAGCACATCGCCGGCGAGAGCGACTTCTGA
- a CDS encoding acetoacetate decarboxylase family protein produces MSPPGRKYVDSASLQVFPPPSLCEDVTQYIFFLKGRQSKLQELCDTYLNKPSGGAVDYRPRLPYVMLTFQHVGRLSSGAEGFKDWGHTSEREATFWIAVSDYRKHGLDDLCKKVELFVPYIYSDNPWAVAGGRELYGFPKQASTILMPGSQQGAGSFEIQTLAYRTFGPHSQAQVSRVLSLERADGAALEHGELGWSLGEELLEKLGVLRDELGQLLDFNFEIGSRIVEFLFRPSLPMVFLKQFRDVGTTTGACYQAIVGAEADQIQLKSLRLLPRRFRLRVEPLASQPLAQTLGLDLDSRGQLTIPGGLQIRFDFRLNEGHHIWSGS; encoded by the coding sequence ATGAGTCCACCGGGGAGGAAGTATGTCGACAGCGCCTCGCTCCAGGTCTTTCCTCCGCCGAGCCTGTGCGAGGACGTCACGCAGTACATCTTCTTCCTGAAGGGCCGGCAGTCGAAGCTGCAGGAGCTGTGTGACACGTACCTCAACAAGCCGTCGGGCGGCGCCGTGGACTACCGCCCGCGGCTGCCGTACGTGATGCTTACGTTCCAGCACGTGGGCCGGCTCTCCTCGGGGGCCGAGGGCTTCAAGGACTGGGGGCACACCTCCGAGCGCGAGGCCACCTTCTGGATCGCGGTGAGCGACTACCGCAAGCACGGCCTGGACGATCTCTGCAAGAAGGTGGAGCTCTTCGTCCCGTACATCTACTCGGACAACCCCTGGGCGGTGGCCGGCGGGCGGGAGCTGTACGGTTTCCCCAAGCAGGCCTCCACCATCCTCATGCCCGGCTCGCAGCAGGGCGCGGGCTCGTTCGAGATCCAGACTCTGGCGTACCGCACCTTCGGTCCGCACTCCCAGGCCCAGGTCTCCCGGGTCCTCTCCCTGGAGCGCGCGGACGGCGCTGCCCTGGAGCACGGCGAGCTGGGTTGGTCGCTGGGCGAGGAGCTGCTGGAGAAGCTCGGCGTGCTCCGCGATGAGCTGGGACAGCTGCTGGACTTCAACTTCGAGATCGGCTCGCGGATCGTCGAGTTCCTGTTCAGGCCCAGCCTGCCCATGGTCTTCCTCAAGCAGTTCCGTGACGTGGGCACGACCACCGGCGCCTGCTACCAGGCCATCGTGGGCGCGGAGGCGGATCAGATCCAGCTCAAGAGCCTCCGGCTGCTGCCGCGGCGCTTCCGCCTGCGGGTGGAGCCTCTGGCCTCCCAGCCACTTGCGCAGACCCTGGGGCTGGATCTCGACTCGCGGGGGCAGCTCACGATCCCCGGTGGGCTGCAGATCCGGTTCGATTTCCGCCTCAACGAAGGTCACCACATCTGGAGCGGTTCATGA
- a CDS encoding protein kinase domain-containing protein: MSGRQVGGRYVLERRIAGGGMGAIWAAFDPQLHRRVAIKLTTSHRLSSEGARRQFEKEAKAIAQFHHPNVVQIHDFGLDGDEPYIVMELLEGEDLESRLKRRERLPPAQVAQLLTQVARALTAAHTANIIHRDLKPANLFVSRIDGQEVVKILDFGLVRLKTRTLDITPESMDGMVGTLRYMSPEQIRGDLGLDHRSDLWSIAVVIYRALTGKFPFTLDSVGQLLNGSFFPPDTPPSSLLPELGPELDRFFTKALHPEPAQRFQSAQELAAVFASIVHSGRSQAAKILVVDDEPDVEMLLRQAFRRQIRDSIYELFFACDGEDALEKLRQNPDIDVILTDINMPRMDGLEFLSRVGEVNPLAKVVIVSAYSDMTNIRTAMNRGAYDFLTKPLDFQDLEATLGKTLKHVAEARQMMRSIEENALLRMFVQSTVLERLRPLTHGPGVLAGEKTEATVVFLRLLDFTPVVRQLSPEAVIQKLNEHFQILLPELTSRGGVVDRFLGDAVRVVFRCADHLRHAVEACLGAREQLRAVAASRGEEAPAPHFVGVGLDSGEVVLGGLGGPEVGRLDYTMVGEAVDQSGRLAAVAGPGEILISDRLRQRASLEFECRAVGTRLLPGASAPVPVHDVVGRRGATFSRPAAPAAPREQDAETPPYESARATGSSR, from the coding sequence ATGTCCGGACGCCAGGTTGGGGGTAGGTACGTCCTGGAACGCAGGATTGCTGGCGGTGGCATGGGCGCCATCTGGGCGGCGTTCGATCCGCAGCTCCACCGACGGGTGGCGATCAAGCTCACGACGTCCCACCGACTCTCGTCCGAAGGGGCCCGGCGTCAGTTCGAGAAGGAGGCGAAGGCGATCGCCCAGTTCCACCACCCCAACGTCGTGCAGATCCATGACTTCGGGCTGGATGGAGACGAGCCGTACATCGTCATGGAGCTGCTCGAGGGGGAGGACCTCGAGTCCCGCCTCAAGCGCCGCGAGCGGCTGCCGCCCGCCCAGGTGGCCCAGCTGCTCACTCAGGTGGCCCGCGCCCTGACGGCCGCGCACACCGCCAACATCATCCACCGCGATCTCAAGCCGGCCAACCTCTTCGTGTCCCGCATCGACGGGCAGGAGGTGGTGAAGATCCTCGACTTCGGGCTCGTGCGGCTCAAGACGCGCACCCTGGACATCACCCCCGAGTCCATGGACGGGATGGTGGGCACGCTGCGCTACATGAGCCCCGAGCAGATCCGCGGCGATCTGGGGCTCGATCACCGCAGCGATCTCTGGTCCATCGCGGTGGTCATCTACCGGGCGCTCACCGGGAAGTTCCCCTTCACCCTGGACTCCGTGGGGCAGCTGCTCAACGGCAGCTTCTTCCCGCCCGACACGCCGCCCTCCAGCCTCCTGCCCGAGCTGGGCCCGGAGCTGGACCGCTTCTTCACCAAGGCGCTGCACCCGGAGCCCGCCCAGCGCTTCCAGTCCGCCCAGGAGCTGGCCGCCGTCTTCGCGTCGATCGTCCACTCCGGCCGCTCCCAGGCGGCGAAGATCCTCGTGGTGGATGACGAGCCGGACGTGGAGATGCTGCTGCGGCAGGCGTTCCGCCGGCAGATCCGCGACTCCATCTACGAGCTGTTCTTCGCCTGTGACGGCGAGGACGCGCTGGAGAAGCTGCGGCAGAACCCTGACATCGACGTCATCCTCACCGACATCAACATGCCGCGCATGGACGGGCTCGAGTTCCTCAGCCGCGTGGGCGAGGTGAACCCGCTGGCCAAGGTGGTCATCGTCTCCGCCTACAGCGACATGACCAACATCCGCACCGCGATGAACCGCGGTGCCTATGACTTCCTGACCAAGCCGCTCGACTTCCAGGATCTCGAGGCGACGCTGGGCAAGACGCTCAAGCACGTGGCGGAGGCGCGTCAGATGATGCGCTCCATCGAGGAGAACGCGCTGCTGCGGATGTTCGTGCAGAGCACCGTCCTGGAGCGCCTGCGTCCGCTGACGCACGGGCCGGGGGTGCTGGCCGGGGAGAAGACGGAGGCCACCGTGGTCTTCCTCCGGCTCCTGGACTTCACCCCGGTGGTGCGCCAGCTCTCGCCCGAGGCCGTCATCCAGAAGCTCAACGAGCACTTCCAGATCCTCCTGCCGGAGCTGACCTCTCGTGGCGGGGTGGTGGATCGCTTCCTGGGAGACGCAGTGCGCGTGGTGTTCCGCTGCGCCGATCACCTGCGCCATGCGGTGGAGGCGTGCCTGGGGGCCCGGGAGCAGCTCCGGGCGGTGGCGGCCTCCCGGGGCGAGGAGGCCCCGGCGCCCCACTTCGTGGGGGTTGGGCTGGACTCGGGAGAGGTGGTCCTGGGTGGCCTGGGTGGGCCCGAGGTGGGACGCCTGGACTACACGATGGTCGGCGAGGCGGTGGATCAGTCCGGGCGCCTGGCCGCCGTGGCCGGGCCCGGAGAGATCCTGATCAGCGATCGCCTGCGCCAGCGTGCCTCCCTGGAGTTCGAGTGCCGGGCTGTGGGGACGCGCCTGCTGCCCGGTGCGAGCGCGCCCGTGCCCGTGCATGACGTCGTGGGACGGCGTGGGGCGACCTTCTCCCGCCCGGCGGCTCCGGCGGCACCTCGCGAGCAGGACGCGGAGACGCCTCCGTACGAGAGCGCACGCGCCACGGGCAGCTCGCGGTAG
- a CDS encoding acetoacetate decarboxylase family protein has translation MQTNTPVASLFEAYPPSEDYELSSGVVCQIPYACRSADFLVLHGPVELEVARRMLAGQRYQPVSVGGGKTAATLWLAEYHDTSCGPYKELILSFSVSLKSLEVVASSPMELLMAGAHPDATILCQKLILDQQVPIDFGREVHGHAKHPTPQPVDITFSAPWCRFDVSCDGRRVVFGRVRFPEEQAPVQKVSFGFVTPKEVFQTRNIMHFELEPRFRLFGDGDEFSMSSDSVLGKDLVDLRFTPQVVQYLPKTRFVMPKPLNWRGPREQR, from the coding sequence ATGCAGACGAACACGCCTGTCGCGTCCCTGTTCGAAGCGTACCCTCCCTCCGAGGACTATGAGCTCTCCTCGGGCGTGGTCTGCCAGATCCCCTACGCGTGCCGCTCGGCGGACTTCCTCGTGCTGCATGGCCCGGTGGAGCTGGAGGTCGCCCGCCGGATGCTGGCCGGACAGCGCTACCAGCCTGTCTCCGTGGGGGGAGGGAAGACGGCCGCGACGCTGTGGCTGGCGGAGTACCACGACACCTCGTGCGGTCCGTACAAGGAGCTGATCCTCAGCTTCTCCGTGTCGCTGAAGTCCCTGGAGGTGGTGGCCTCCTCGCCCATGGAGCTGCTGATGGCGGGCGCGCACCCGGACGCCACCATCCTCTGCCAGAAGCTGATCCTCGATCAGCAGGTGCCCATCGACTTCGGCCGCGAGGTGCACGGGCACGCCAAGCACCCCACGCCCCAGCCGGTGGACATCACCTTCTCGGCGCCCTGGTGCCGCTTCGACGTGTCGTGCGACGGCAGGCGCGTCGTCTTCGGGCGCGTCCGCTTCCCGGAGGAGCAGGCGCCGGTGCAGAAGGTCTCGTTCGGGTTCGTCACCCCGAAGGAGGTGTTCCAGACGCGCAACATCATGCACTTCGAGCTGGAGCCGCGCTTCCGCCTCTTCGGCGACGGCGATGAGTTCTCCATGTCCAGCGACAGCGTGCTGGGCAAGGATCTGGTGGACCTGCGCTTCACGCCGCAGGTGGTGCAGTACCTGCCGAAGACGCGATTCGTGATGCCCAAGCCGCTCAACTGGCGAGGGCCGAGGGAGCAGAGATGA
- a CDS encoding sensor histidine kinase: MSLRSLLSVVAGAILLLALTISAALVTITSRMERDSQHLWHAVESVRAAEEAEIALLLHNREHRLLGLTGDENHATTMQAAKDNLHHWLAEARRFVGTPEEATILEDLTRNSTEYLALVDRLRPQAQDRVPESRQLLDKALLSAERLVEINIADGRRISEETRQWDELANQLGFLMITVLFIGLGLAIWSIRRYAYQPLLAVRNALVRFHPGTPGAAVPETGPRELRDISREFNEMAARLERHREVQLGFIAGVAHDLRNPLSALKLSASMVRPDRPLPPEDKVRERFALVTRQVERIERMVEDLLDTSRIEAGKLELRPEELDLRGLLREVVALHEGTSTTHALALHLPEEPVPVRCDATRITQVLNNLLSNAIKYSPQGGKVRVELTSTPEAAWVAVTDSGVGIPEGERESIFEPFRRGAATRDTIPGVGLGLAVGRRIIEAHGGRIEVESTQGVGSTFRFRLPRTPLPSA; encoded by the coding sequence ATGAGCCTTCGAAGTCTGCTCAGCGTGGTTGCGGGAGCCATCCTGCTCCTGGCCCTCACGATCTCCGCGGCCCTGGTCACCATCACCAGTCGGATGGAGCGGGACAGCCAGCATCTCTGGCATGCCGTGGAGAGCGTGCGCGCGGCGGAAGAGGCCGAGATCGCACTCCTGCTCCACAACCGAGAGCACCGGCTGCTGGGCCTCACCGGCGATGAGAACCACGCCACCACCATGCAGGCGGCGAAGGACAACCTCCACCACTGGCTGGCGGAGGCCCGTCGCTTCGTCGGAACCCCAGAGGAAGCCACCATCCTCGAGGATCTCACCCGGAACAGCACGGAGTATCTGGCGCTCGTGGACCGGCTGCGGCCCCAGGCACAGGATCGAGTCCCTGAGAGCCGCCAGTTGCTCGACAAGGCGCTGCTCAGTGCCGAGCGGCTCGTCGAGATCAACATCGCCGATGGTCGGAGAATCTCGGAGGAGACGCGCCAGTGGGACGAGCTCGCCAACCAGCTGGGCTTCCTCATGATCACGGTGCTGTTCATCGGACTCGGTCTGGCCATCTGGAGCATCCGCCGCTACGCCTACCAGCCGCTCCTGGCCGTCCGGAATGCCCTGGTGCGCTTCCACCCGGGCACCCCGGGTGCGGCCGTGCCGGAGACCGGTCCCCGAGAGCTCCGGGACATCTCCCGGGAGTTCAACGAGATGGCCGCGCGGCTCGAGCGCCATCGCGAGGTGCAGCTCGGCTTCATCGCGGGGGTGGCGCACGATCTGCGCAACCCCCTGAGCGCCCTCAAGCTGAGCGCGTCGATGGTGCGACCGGACCGTCCGCTGCCTCCGGAAGACAAGGTGCGCGAGCGCTTCGCCCTGGTCACCCGCCAGGTGGAGCGCATCGAGCGGATGGTGGAGGACCTGCTCGACACCTCCCGGATCGAAGCGGGCAAGCTGGAGCTGCGTCCGGAAGAGCTGGATCTGCGAGGGCTGCTGCGAGAGGTCGTCGCGCTCCATGAGGGGACCTCGACAACCCACGCGCTGGCACTCCACCTGCCGGAGGAGCCAGTCCCCGTGCGCTGTGACGCCACGCGCATCACGCAGGTGCTCAACAACCTGCTCAGCAACGCCATCAAGTACTCGCCTCAGGGCGGCAAGGTGCGCGTGGAGCTGACCTCGACCCCCGAGGCCGCCTGGGTGGCCGTGACGGACTCGGGCGTGGGCATCCCCGAGGGGGAGCGCGAGAGCATCTTCGAGCCCTTCCGGCGCGGCGCCGCCACCCGGGACACCATCCCGGGAGTGGGCCTCGGCCTGGCCGTGGGCCGCCGCATCATCGAGGCACACGGCGGCCGCATCGAGGTGGAGAGCACCCAGGGAGTGGGCTCCACCTTCCGCTTCCGCCTTCCCCGGACTCCGCTCCCCAGCGCTTGA
- a CDS encoding MBL fold metallo-hydrolase: protein MPMPRLRRAVLTGLGALVLVGTTVAGVGCHAFSAPVYRGPKSDHFDGERFQNQEPRQSRMTFFQWQMNREQGPWTEWTDAPAGPPPPRRVAKGTVRVTFINHATTLLQVDGVNVLTDPIWSDRCSPLSFVGPKRVRPPGIRFEDLPPIDAVIISHNHYDHMDVPTLKRLQEAFPNVRIFAGLGNKAFLDSKGLSYVKELDWWQEAQLTPEVKLVSTPSHHFSNRGLSDQNGTLWTSYVLQGPSGVTYFAGDTGYGKHFRQVRERFGPVRLAVLPIGAYKPEAFMEVVHVSPQEAVQASVDLEAKVSVPMHYGTFKLADDGQEEPVTALRAALEARTDARPEYWVLGFGEGRDVP, encoded by the coding sequence ATGCCCATGCCCCGCCTGCGCCGCGCCGTCCTCACCGGATTGGGGGCGCTCGTACTCGTGGGGACGACGGTGGCCGGGGTGGGTTGCCATGCGTTCTCCGCCCCTGTCTACCGCGGGCCGAAGTCGGACCACTTCGACGGAGAGCGGTTCCAGAACCAGGAGCCGCGCCAGTCGCGGATGACGTTCTTCCAGTGGCAGATGAACCGGGAGCAGGGCCCCTGGACGGAGTGGACGGACGCGCCGGCCGGGCCTCCCCCACCTCGGCGCGTGGCGAAAGGCACGGTGCGCGTCACCTTCATCAACCACGCCACCACGCTGCTGCAGGTGGACGGGGTGAACGTGCTGACGGATCCCATCTGGTCGGACCGCTGCAGCCCGCTGTCCTTCGTGGGCCCCAAGCGCGTGCGTCCGCCGGGCATCCGCTTCGAGGATCTGCCGCCCATCGACGCGGTGATCATCAGCCACAACCACTACGATCACATGGACGTGCCGACGCTGAAGCGCCTGCAGGAGGCGTTTCCCAACGTGCGCATCTTCGCGGGGCTGGGGAACAAGGCGTTCCTGGACTCCAAGGGCCTGTCCTACGTGAAGGAGCTGGACTGGTGGCAGGAGGCGCAGCTCACCCCCGAGGTGAAGCTGGTGAGCACCCCGTCCCATCACTTCTCGAACCGGGGGCTGAGCGACCAGAACGGGACGCTGTGGACCAGCTACGTGCTCCAGGGGCCGTCGGGGGTGACGTACTTCGCGGGGGACACCGGCTACGGCAAGCACTTCCGCCAGGTGCGCGAGCGCTTCGGCCCGGTGCGGCTGGCGGTGCTGCCCATCGGCGCCTACAAGCCCGAGGCCTTCATGGAGGTGGTGCACGTCTCGCCCCAGGAGGCGGTGCAGGCCAGCGTGGACCTCGAGGCGAAGGTGAGCGTGCCCATGCACTACGGCACCTTCAAGCTCGCGGATGACGGGCAGGAGGAGCCCGTCACCGCCCTGCGCGCGGCCCTCGAGGCCCGGACGGACGCCAGGCCGGAGTACTGGGTGCTCGGCTTCGGAGAGGGCCGGGACGTGCCCTGA